One region of Polaribacter pectinis genomic DNA includes:
- a CDS encoding LysE family translocator: MDFYDFKNAFFIGFFMAFMIGPVFFMLIQTSILKGARAAIAFDIGVILGDVSFILIAYYGSRSLLEKIKDDPRLFFIGGLVLIIYGLITYLDKSNKKEALETSKMVEVPIKNNYLKLFIKGYFLNFINIGVLAFWLGTVLVIGPTLDMNQNAIFSYFGVILIGYFVTDIGKILLAKQLKSKMTPLVVYKVKKVMGILLIIFGFLLMLKGFIPNERIDEFIH; the protein is encoded by the coding sequence ATGGATTTTTACGACTTTAAAAATGCTTTTTTTATTGGTTTCTTCATGGCTTTTATGATAGGACCTGTTTTTTTTATGCTGATTCAAACCAGTATTTTAAAAGGTGCAAGAGCGGCTATTGCTTTTGATATTGGTGTTATTCTTGGAGATGTTTCTTTTATCTTAATAGCTTATTATGGTAGTAGGTCTTTATTAGAGAAAATTAAAGATGATCCTCGTTTATTTTTTATTGGAGGTTTGGTTTTAATTATTTATGGATTAATTACTTATCTTGATAAATCTAACAAAAAAGAAGCACTTGAAACTTCTAAAATGGTAGAAGTTCCTATTAAAAACAACTATCTAAAATTATTTATAAAAGGGTATTTCTTAAACTTTATAAATATTGGTGTTTTGGCCTTTTGGTTAGGAACAGTTTTGGTTATTGGACCTACTTTGGACATGAACCAAAATGCTATTTTCTCTTATTTCGGTGTTATCTTAATTGGTTATTTTGTAACAGATATTGGTAAAATTCTATTAGCTAAACAACTAAAAAGCAAAATGACTCCTTTAGTTGTTTACAAAGTGAAAAAAGTTATGGGAATACTTTTAATAATTTTTGGCTTTTTATTAATGTTAAAAGGCTTTATACCAAATGAAAGAATTGACGAGTTTATTCATTAA
- the pbpC gene encoding penicillin-binding protein 1C, whose amino-acid sequence MQFVNYINCHKKKTIFLVVLLIFYAFCLPKELFTKPTSTVITSNNNELLGALIAKDGQWRFPHNDSVPEKFKTCLIQFEDEHFYKHPGFNPVSILKALKQNLQEGKVKRGGSTITQQVIRLSRNNRDRTYFEKIKELILATRLEIRVSKEKIIAFWSSNAPFGGNVVGLDAGSWRYFNRKATDLSWAEAATLAVLPNAPNLIYPGKNQHKLLTKRNRLLKKLLTKKVIDSLTYELSILEELPQKAYAIPQIAPHLLQKINKEKKGEFVKTTIDKKIQNQANTIVKNHYNHLSKNGIYNISVLVLDVKTRQVLSYVGNSPTDNKHQKDVDIIDKPRSTGSILKPFLYAAMLDAGDLLPNTLVADIPTNFGSYKPENFDKKYAGAISAKLALSKSLNVPTVRLLQSFGLEKFHHYLQKLQLKDLRNNPNYYGLTLALGGAESNLWDLCKSYASLASTVNHYTENSSRYFKNEFTEPTFFADEKMNFGEKIAEKIIFDAASIYLTFESLKDVNRPNSEENWEFFDSSKQIAWKTGTSFGFRDAWAIGTTKDFVVGVWVGNADGEGRPGLVGVQTAAPILFDIFDKLPNSEWFDKPFDEMHEIEICAKSGYRATEICEDTKLEFIQNAGLKTKPCPYHILVNVDASENYQVNTSCENLGSIKQKSWFVLPPLMEYYYKDKNPFYKSLPKFREDCLGEIKNAMKFIYPTEKSTIFLPKNFDGKKNELILKVAHSNQEATLFWYVNNEFIIATKEIHNVAIDSKIGDYTISVTDNFGNEIRQEIIIKE is encoded by the coding sequence ATGCAATTTGTAAATTACATAAATTGTCATAAAAAGAAAACAATATTTCTTGTTGTTTTGCTGATTTTCTATGCTTTTTGTTTGCCAAAAGAATTGTTTACAAAACCAACATCTACAGTAATTACAAGTAATAATAATGAATTGTTGGGCGCGTTAATTGCAAAAGATGGTCAATGGCGTTTTCCACATAATGATTCTGTTCCAGAGAAATTTAAAACCTGTTTAATTCAGTTTGAAGATGAGCATTTTTATAAACATCCAGGTTTTAATCCTGTTTCAATATTAAAAGCTTTAAAACAGAATTTACAAGAAGGAAAAGTAAAAAGAGGAGGAAGTACAATTACGCAACAAGTTATTAGATTAAGCAGAAATAATAGAGATAGAACCTATTTTGAAAAAATAAAAGAACTTATTTTAGCTACACGTTTAGAAATTAGGGTAAGCAAAGAAAAAATTATTGCTTTTTGGAGTTCAAATGCACCTTTTGGTGGAAATGTTGTGGGTTTAGATGCTGGTTCTTGGCGTTATTTCAACAGAAAAGCTACGGATTTATCTTGGGCAGAAGCAGCAACTTTGGCGGTTTTACCAAATGCGCCAAACTTGATTTACCCAGGTAAAAATCAACATAAATTATTGACAAAAAGAAACCGGTTATTAAAAAAATTACTTACAAAAAAAGTAATCGATTCTTTAACGTATGAATTATCAATTTTAGAAGAATTACCTCAAAAAGCATATGCAATTCCACAAATTGCTCCACATTTATTACAGAAAATTAATAAAGAAAAAAAAGGTGAATTTGTTAAAACTACAATTGATAAAAAAATTCAAAATCAAGCAAATACAATTGTAAAAAATCACTATAATCATTTAAGTAAAAACGGAATTTATAATATTTCTGTGTTGGTTTTAGACGTTAAAACAAGACAAGTTTTAAGTTATGTTGGAAACTCGCCAACAGATAATAAACATCAAAAAGATGTTGATATAATAGATAAACCAAGAAGTACAGGAAGCATTTTAAAACCTTTTTTATATGCAGCAATGTTAGATGCTGGAGATTTGTTGCCAAATACTTTAGTGGCAGATATTCCTACAAATTTCGGGAGTTACAAACCAGAAAATTTTGATAAGAAATATGCTGGCGCTATTTCAGCAAAATTAGCTTTGTCTAAATCTTTAAATGTGCCAACTGTAAGATTGTTGCAAAGTTTTGGTTTAGAGAAATTTCATCATTATTTGCAAAAATTACAATTAAAAGATTTAAGAAATAATCCTAATTATTACGGATTAACATTGGCTTTGGGTGGCGCAGAAAGTAACTTGTGGGATTTATGTAAAAGTTACGCTTCGTTGGCTTCCACAGTAAATCATTATACAGAAAACTCCAGCAGATATTTTAAAAATGAATTTACAGAACCAACTTTTTTTGCTGATGAAAAGATGAATTTTGGAGAAAAAATAGCTGAAAAAATAATTTTTGATGCAGCTTCTATTTACTTAACTTTCGAAAGTTTAAAAGATGTAAACAGACCAAATTCCGAAGAAAACTGGGAATTCTTTGATTCTTCCAAACAAATAGCTTGGAAAACCGGAACAAGTTTTGGTTTTAGAGATGCTTGGGCAATTGGCACAACCAAAGATTTTGTAGTTGGTGTTTGGGTAGGAAATGCAGATGGAGAAGGAAGACCAGGTTTGGTTGGTGTACAAACTGCTGCGCCAATTTTGTTTGATATTTTTGATAAATTACCCAATTCAGAATGGTTTGACAAACCTTTTGATGAAATGCACGAAATAGAAATTTGCGCTAAAAGTGGTTACAGAGCTACTGAAATTTGTGAAGACACAAAGCTAGAATTTATACAAAATGCTGGTTTAAAAACAAAGCCTTGTCCTTATCATATTTTAGTAAATGTAGATGCTTCAGAAAATTATCAAGTAAATACCTCTTGTGAGAATTTAGGCAGCATCAAACAAAAATCTTGGTTTGTTTTACCTCCGTTAATGGAATATTATTACAAGGATAAAAATCCATTTTATAAGTCTTTACCAAAGTTTAGAGAAGATTGTTTGGGTGAAATTAAAAATGCGATGAAATTTATATATCCTACTGAAAAAAGCACCATTTTTTTACCTAAAAACTTCGATGGAAAAAAGAATGAACTGATTTTAAAAGTAGCACATTCAAACCAAGAAGCAACTTTATTTTGGTATGTTAATAATGAATTTATTATTGCTACAAAAGAAATCCATAATGTTGCAATTGATTCTAAAATAGGAGATTACACTATTTCTGTTACAGATAATTTTGGAAATGAAATAAGGCAAGAAATAATCATAAAAGAATAA
- a CDS encoding MBL fold metallo-hydrolase: MKIYPIETGNFKLDGGAMFGVVPKTIWQRTNPADSNNLIDMSMRCMLIEDGNRLILIDTGLGSKQSDKFFGYYYLFGDFSLDASLKKQGFHRDDVTDVFLTHLHFDHCGGVIEWNSQKTLLQPAFKNAKFWSNDNHWKWATEPNPREKASFLKENINPIKESGQLNFIHRNAKDQIGFDVLFMDGHTEKQMLPKIKYQDKTIVFMADLLPTVGHIPLPYVMGYDTRPLLTIKEKAAFLNEAADNNYYLFLEHDAYNELCTVEHTEKGVRLKNTHNFLEIFN, encoded by the coding sequence ATGAAGATATATCCAATAGAAACAGGAAATTTTAAGTTAGATGGTGGTGCAATGTTTGGCGTTGTTCCTAAAACTATTTGGCAAAGAACAAACCCTGCAGATTCCAACAATTTAATTGATATGAGTATGCGTTGCATGCTTATTGAAGATGGAAATCGACTAATTTTAATTGATACAGGTTTAGGTTCTAAACAATCAGATAAGTTTTTTGGGTACTACTATTTATTTGGAGATTTCTCTTTGGATGCTTCACTTAAAAAGCAAGGTTTTCACAGAGATGATGTTACAGATGTGTTTTTAACACACTTACATTTCGATCATTGTGGAGGAGTTATTGAATGGAATTCACAAAAAACTTTACTACAACCCGCTTTTAAAAACGCAAAATTTTGGTCTAATGACAATCATTGGAAATGGGCAACAGAGCCAAATCCAAGAGAAAAAGCATCGTTTTTAAAAGAAAACATAAATCCTATTAAAGAAAGTGGACAATTAAATTTTATTCACAGAAATGCCAAAGATCAAATTGGTTTCGATGTTTTATTTATGGACGGTCACACAGAAAAACAGATGTTGCCTAAAATTAAATATCAAGACAAAACCATTGTTTTTATGGCAGATTTATTGCCAACAGTTGGGCATATTCCTTTGCCTTATGTTATGGGTTATGATACAAGACCATTACTTACAATTAAAGAAAAAGCAGCTTTTTTAAATGAAGCTGCAGATAATAATTATTACCTTTTTTTAGAACATGATGCGTATAATGAACTTTGTACTGTAGAGCATACAGAAAAAGGAGTAAGGTTAAAAAACACACACAATTTTTTGGAGATTTTTAATTAG
- a CDS encoding ferredoxin--NADP reductase: MATFHKVNIQEVIRETADAVSLLFTIPGNLKSKFAFHSGQYLTLKKTINGKEVRRAYSICSSPTDSYLKVAVKAVENGTFSTYATSELKAGNFIEISEPEGKFILEPKPNKNYIAFAAGSGITPILSMIKDVLSNETSSTFTLIYGNKTAADTIFKSELDTLKEANPERFNLHYICSREQQEGALFGRIDKAHTNYYINNSYKNITFDAAYLCGPEEMINEVSTTLIERGFAKENIHFELFTVSVDEDAVSEIKEGQTEITVLLDDEETTFTMQQTDDILAASLRNNLDAPYSCQGGVCSSCMCKVTEGKAVMVKNSILTDGEIEDGLILACQAYPTTSKITIDFDDV; the protein is encoded by the coding sequence ATGGCAACATTTCACAAAGTAAACATACAAGAAGTAATAAGAGAGACCGCAGATGCGGTTTCTCTTTTATTTACAATACCAGGAAATTTAAAATCTAAATTTGCTTTTCATTCTGGGCAATATTTAACACTTAAAAAAACAATTAACGGTAAAGAAGTTAGAAGAGCATATTCTATCTGTTCTTCGCCAACCGATTCTTATTTAAAAGTTGCCGTTAAAGCTGTAGAAAATGGTACTTTTTCTACCTATGCAACATCAGAATTAAAAGCTGGTAATTTTATAGAAATTTCTGAACCAGAAGGGAAGTTTATATTAGAGCCAAAACCTAATAAAAATTATATAGCTTTTGCTGCAGGTTCTGGAATTACACCAATTCTATCCATGATTAAAGATGTTTTAAGTAACGAAACTTCGTCTACTTTTACATTAATTTACGGAAACAAAACTGCTGCCGATACTATTTTTAAAAGTGAATTAGATACTTTAAAGGAAGCAAATCCAGAACGTTTTAACCTACACTATATCTGTAGTAGAGAGCAACAAGAAGGTGCTTTATTTGGTAGAATAGACAAGGCACACACTAATTATTATATTAATAATAGTTACAAGAACATAACTTTTGATGCTGCTTATTTATGTGGACCAGAAGAAATGATTAATGAAGTTTCTACAACATTAATTGAACGTGGTTTTGCTAAAGAAAATATTCATTTTGAGTTATTTACAGTCTCTGTTGATGAAGATGCTGTTTCTGAAATTAAAGAAGGACAAACAGAAATTACTGTTCTTTTAGATGATGAAGAAACTACGTTTACAATGCAACAAACAGATGATATTTTAGCTGCAAGTTTACGTAACAATTTAGACGCGCCATACTCTTGCCAAGGTGGAGTTTGTAGCTCTTGTATGTGTAAAGTTACTGAAGGAAAAGCTGTAATGGTTAAAAACTCTATTTTAACAGATGGTGAAATTGAAGATGGATTAATTTTGGCTTGCCAAGCATATCCAACTACATCTAAAATTACAATAGACTTTGATGATGTTTAA
- a CDS encoding HupE/UreJ family protein, with product MGGKHVLKHSIYNYILFLILLAVVFSFKQWKKLLLLVTSLVLSYFSAIMLVAYGNFIPKIEIIKFLIPAIILSLAFFTFLSFKNILKSKEKYVLSFTILFGFFNGLGSSVDVILNIKRYESEFFPILEATLGVGASVLITVLGLLTVTTLLKKIPKFDKKKWVFVTSAVVSCLSVFFIFKQVFY from the coding sequence ATAGGTGGAAAGCATGTTTTAAAACATTCAATATATAATTATATACTGTTTTTAATTCTTTTAGCTGTTGTTTTTAGTTTTAAACAATGGAAAAAGTTACTGTTATTGGTTACATCACTTGTTTTAAGCTACTTTTCTGCAATAATGTTAGTTGCTTATGGTAACTTTATTCCAAAGATAGAAATCATTAAATTTTTGATTCCTGCCATTATTCTTTCATTAGCTTTTTTTACTTTTTTATCATTTAAAAACATTTTAAAAAGTAAAGAAAAATATGTGTTGTCGTTCACTATTTTATTTGGCTTCTTTAATGGATTGGGTTCTTCTGTTGATGTAATTTTAAACATTAAAAGATATGAAAGTGAATTTTTTCCAATACTTGAAGCAACTTTAGGAGTTGGTGCTTCAGTATTAATAACAGTTTTAGGTTTGTTAACAGTAACAACCTTGCTTAAGAAAATCCCTAAATTTGATAAGAAAAAATGGGTTTTTGTTACTTCAGCAGTAGTTTCATGCCTTTCAGTATTTTTTATATTTAAACAGGTTTTTTATTAA
- a CDS encoding aspartate-semialdehyde dehydrogenase → MKIAVVGATGMVGTVMLKVLEERNLPITELIPVASARSAGKKLAYKGNDYTVVTLEDALKMKPDLALFSAGGDTSLEWAPKFAEVGTTVIDNSSAWRMDPTKKLVVPEINGDVLTADDKIIANPNCSTIQLVAALSPLHLKYKMKRVVISTYQSVSGTGVKAVQQLDNEEAGIDGEMAYPHKIGRNALPHCDVFLENGYTKEEMKLVKEPKKILRDDSFSVTATAVRIPTAGGHSEAVNVQFHNDFDLDEVRKILSETEGVIVQDDLANNVYPMPINAHNKDEVFVGRIRRDESQENTLNLWIVADNLRKGAATNTVQIAEYLVANNLV, encoded by the coding sequence ATGAAAATAGCTGTTGTTGGTGCAACTGGAATGGTGGGCACAGTAATGTTGAAAGTTTTAGAAGAACGTAATTTACCAATTACGGAATTAATTCCTGTAGCTTCTGCAAGATCTGCTGGAAAAAAATTAGCGTACAAAGGAAACGATTATACTGTTGTTACTTTAGAAGATGCATTAAAAATGAAGCCAGATTTAGCATTGTTTTCTGCTGGAGGAGACACTTCTTTAGAATGGGCACCTAAATTTGCGGAAGTTGGTACAACTGTTATCGACAATTCTTCTGCTTGGAGAATGGACCCAACTAAAAAGTTGGTGGTTCCTGAAATTAATGGTGATGTTTTAACTGCGGATGATAAAATTATTGCGAATCCTAATTGTTCTACAATTCAATTAGTGGCAGCTTTATCTCCTTTGCATTTAAAGTATAAAATGAAACGTGTGGTTATTTCTACATATCAATCTGTTTCTGGTACTGGTGTAAAAGCAGTGCAGCAATTAGATAATGAAGAAGCTGGAATTGATGGAGAAATGGCATATCCTCATAAAATTGGTAGAAATGCATTGCCTCATTGTGACGTTTTTTTAGAAAACGGATACACAAAAGAGGAAATGAAATTGGTAAAAGAACCAAAGAAAATTTTACGTGACGATTCTTTTTCTGTGACTGCAACTGCTGTTAGAATTCCTACTGCTGGAGGGCATTCTGAAGCTGTAAATGTTCAGTTTCATAATGATTTCGATTTAGATGAAGTTCGTAAAATTTTATCTGAAACAGAAGGTGTTATTGTGCAAGACGATTTAGCGAACAACGTGTATCCTATGCCAATTAATGCACATAATAAAGATGAAGTTTTTGTTGGTAGAATTAGAAGAGACGAATCTCAAGAAAATACCTTAAATTTGTGGATTGTTGCAGATAACTTAAGAAAAGGTGCTGCCACAAACACAGTTCAAATAGCCGAATATTTGGTAGCAAATAATTTGGTGTAA
- a CDS encoding S8 family peptidase, with protein sequence MKILKSILFTATIAAVFTSCKSTSTVVLTPKYSEKIINIPAKKGELSEDEMNRWSHADIEKDSIAGMSVAKAYQFLDGKKGVEVIVAIADSGVDIEHEDLKDVAWTNLKEIAGNNKDDDNNGYVDDIHGWNFLGSKDGRIVNADQLEITRLVKKGQDKFGSKKASEIAESNKVEYQEYLKLREEYFNTIEEKKKEIESVSETYERVLEIEENFAAVKKFTGKENLTSEDVKGLWPTSIKIATQIADIASVLGNGMTEKTLIEYKKEVKDYKENIEKAIKGYDLDFDSRQSMGDDLYDINDKYYGNNNVIGSKDLEMHGTHVAGIVAASRNNNKGVNGVANHVKIMTVRIVPDGDEHDKDVALGIRYAVDNGAKIINTSFGKRFSPNKEWVYDALKYAEKNDVLIVNAAGNDGKNIDVRKSYPNDSKDLITEFTDNVITIGASSLHYNEQLPASFSNYGKINVDVFAPGVDIYSTVPKDEYEAISGTSMAAPSVAGVAALIRSYYPKLSASQVKHILMNSGVKINFDVIKPGTQSEKIPFSELSVSGRIVNAYFALQMADSIAKVKK encoded by the coding sequence ATGAAGATTTTAAAATCAATTTTATTTACTGCAACTATTGCAGCTGTATTTACAAGTTGTAAATCAACGTCAACAGTAGTTTTAACTCCAAAATATTCAGAAAAGATTATAAATATTCCTGCTAAAAAAGGAGAATTATCTGAAGATGAAATGAACAGATGGAGTCATGCAGATATAGAAAAAGATTCTATTGCAGGGATGAGTGTTGCCAAAGCATATCAGTTTTTAGATGGTAAAAAAGGTGTAGAGGTTATTGTTGCAATTGCAGATTCTGGTGTAGATATAGAGCATGAAGATTTAAAAGATGTTGCTTGGACCAATTTAAAAGAAATTGCTGGAAACAATAAAGATGATGACAATAATGGTTATGTAGATGATATTCATGGTTGGAATTTCTTAGGAAGTAAAGACGGTAGAATAGTAAACGCAGACCAATTAGAAATTACAAGACTTGTAAAAAAAGGACAAGATAAATTCGGAAGTAAAAAAGCTTCTGAAATCGCAGAATCTAATAAGGTTGAATATCAAGAGTATTTAAAATTAAGAGAAGAGTATTTTAATACCATAGAAGAGAAAAAGAAAGAAATAGAAAGCGTTTCTGAAACTTATGAAAGAGTTTTAGAAATTGAAGAAAATTTTGCTGCTGTAAAAAAGTTTACAGGAAAAGAAAATTTAACAAGCGAAGATGTAAAAGGTTTGTGGCCAACAAGTATAAAAATTGCAACTCAAATTGCTGACATTGCCAGTGTTTTAGGTAATGGAATGACAGAAAAAACTTTAATTGAGTATAAAAAAGAAGTTAAAGACTATAAGGAAAATATAGAAAAAGCCATAAAAGGATATGATTTAGATTTTGATTCTCGCCAGTCTATGGGAGATGATTTATATGATATTAACGACAAATATTATGGAAATAATAATGTTATTGGATCTAAAGATTTAGAAATGCATGGAACGCATGTTGCAGGAATTGTTGCAGCTTCTAGAAATAATAATAAAGGTGTTAATGGCGTTGCAAACCATGTAAAAATCATGACAGTTAGAATCGTTCCAGATGGAGATGAACATGATAAAGACGTTGCTCTAGGAATAAGATATGCTGTAGATAATGGCGCAAAAATCATCAATACAAGTTTTGGAAAACGATTTTCTCCAAACAAAGAATGGGTTTATGACGCTCTAAAATATGCAGAAAAAAACGATGTTTTAATTGTAAACGCAGCAGGAAATGATGGAAAAAACATTGATGTTAGAAAATCATATCCAAATGATTCTAAAGATTTAATCACAGAATTTACAGACAATGTTATTACTATAGGCGCATCTAGTTTGCATTATAACGAACAACTACCAGCAAGTTTTTCTAATTACGGAAAAATTAATGTAGATGTTTTTGCTCCTGGAGTAGATATTTACTCAACAGTTCCTAAAGATGAATATGAGGCTATTAGTGGTACATCTATGGCAGCACCTTCAGTAGCAGGAGTTGCAGCTTTAATACGCTCATATTATCCGAAATTATCTGCAAGTCAGGTAAAACATATTTTAATGAATTCTGGAGTCAAAATAAATTTTGATGTTATAAAACCTGGAACTCAATCAGAAAAAATACCATTTTCAGAACTATCAGTTTCCGGTAGAATTGTAAATGCTTATTTCGCATTGCAAATGGCAGATAGTATTGCAAAAGTTAAAAAATAA
- a CDS encoding M1 family metallopeptidase, whose translation MKKLLSFGLSVLLLMSCAETKKVTYNYSGTSSANNSYWQQRVDYTMDIDMDAKNHQYKGNQKLVYTNNSPEDLNKVFYHLYFNAFQPGSQMDERSLNIKDPDSRVRDRISKLQPDEIGYIKVNSLKQDGAAVNFETVGTILEVTLNKPIKSGESVTFDMIFDAQVPLQVRRSGRDSKEGVALSMSQWYPKMAEYDFQGWHTPPYIAREFHGVWGDFDVKLTIDKSYVVGGTGYLQNPQEIGHGYEDKTKPLNIPNTDKLTWHFKAPNVHDFMWAADPNYNHDVFKMVNGIDLHFFYKKDLEAEYLKNWKELQPKTAELMAYFSEQIGDYPYKQYSVIQGGDGGMEYAMSTLITGKRKFGSLFGVTAHEMAHTWFQFLLASNESLHPWMDEGFTSYISNKAENEILNEGKENPHAGSYRSYYRIVAFNSEEPLTTHADRYNTNGAYGTASYSKGNIFLSQLEYIIGAENVAKGLKKYFTDFSFKHPTPNDIKRSMEIISGIHLDWYLNEWTQTIHTIDYGVKSVDGKTITLERIGKMPMPIDLEVVYTDGSIESFNIPLRMMRDNKPTSATVIEDWGWAMPTYTFTASKTVKSVEIDKSGLMADINQDNNIFGEKKKR comes from the coding sequence ATGAAAAAATTACTCTCTTTTGGATTATCAGTATTACTTCTAATGTCTTGTGCAGAAACAAAAAAAGTTACCTATAATTATTCTGGTACATCTTCTGCAAATAACTCTTATTGGCAACAAAGAGTAGATTATACAATGGATATTGATATGGACGCAAAGAATCATCAATATAAAGGAAATCAGAAATTAGTATACACCAATAATTCGCCAGAAGACTTAAATAAGGTGTTTTATCACTTATATTTTAATGCATTTCAGCCAGGTTCTCAAATGGATGAAAGATCTTTAAATATTAAAGATCCAGATAGCAGGGTAAGAGATAGAATAAGCAAATTACAACCAGATGAAATAGGTTACATAAAAGTAAATTCATTAAAACAAGATGGTGCAGCTGTAAATTTTGAAACAGTAGGAACTATTTTAGAAGTTACTTTAAACAAACCAATAAAATCTGGTGAAAGTGTTACTTTCGATATGATTTTTGATGCTCAAGTTCCTCTACAAGTTAGACGTTCTGGAAGAGATAGTAAAGAAGGTGTTGCTTTATCAATGTCTCAATGGTACCCAAAAATGGCAGAATACGATTTTCAAGGTTGGCACACACCACCTTATATTGCTCGTGAATTTCACGGCGTTTGGGGAGATTTTGATGTAAAATTAACTATTGATAAAAGCTATGTAGTTGGCGGAACAGGATACTTGCAGAATCCACAAGAAATAGGTCATGGTTATGAAGACAAAACCAAACCTTTAAATATACCTAATACAGATAAATTAACATGGCATTTTAAAGCACCAAATGTGCACGATTTTATGTGGGCAGCAGACCCAAATTATAATCACGATGTTTTTAAAATGGTAAACGGAATCGATTTACACTTCTTTTACAAAAAAGATTTAGAAGCAGAGTATCTTAAAAACTGGAAAGAATTACAGCCAAAAACTGCAGAATTAATGGCGTATTTTTCTGAACAAATTGGCGATTATCCATACAAGCAATACTCTGTAATACAAGGTGGAGATGGTGGTATGGAATATGCAATGTCTACTTTAATTACTGGTAAACGTAAATTCGGAAGCCTTTTTGGAGTTACAGCTCATGAAATGGCACACACTTGGTTTCAGTTTTTATTAGCGTCAAATGAAAGTTTACATCCTTGGATGGATGAAGGTTTTACATCTTATATTTCTAACAAAGCAGAAAATGAAATTTTAAACGAAGGGAAAGAAAATCCTCATGCAGGTTCTTACAGAAGTTACTATAGAATTGTAGCTTTTAATAGCGAAGAACCTTTAACAACACATGCAGATAGATACAATACAAATGGCGCTTACGGTACTGCAAGTTACTCTAAAGGAAATATCTTTTTATCTCAATTAGAATATATAATAGGAGCAGAAAACGTTGCAAAAGGACTTAAAAAATACTTTACAGATTTTAGCTTTAAGCATCCAACGCCAAATGATATTAAGCGTTCTATGGAAATAATTTCTGGAATTCATTTAGACTGGTATTTAAATGAATGGACACAAACAATTCACACTATAGATTATGGAGTAAAATCTGTAGATGGAAAAACAATTACTTTAGAAAGAATAGGAAAAATGCCAATGCCAATAGATCTAGAAGTTGTGTACACAGATGGTTCTATAGAAAGTTTCAATATTCCGTTAAGAATGATGAGAGACAACAAACCAACATCTGCTACAGTTATAGAAGATTGGGGTTGGGCAATGCCAACATATACTTTTACAGCATCTAAAACAGTTAAATCTGTAGAGATTGATAAAAGCGGATTAATGGCGGATATTAACCAAGACAATAATATTTTTGGTGAGAAAAAAAAACGATAA